In Polynucleobacter arcticus, the following proteins share a genomic window:
- the rplB gene encoding 50S ribosomal protein L2 — protein sequence MPLMKTKPTSPGRRSMVKVVNPDLHKGKPFAALVEPQFQKAGRNNNGHITTRHKGGGHKHHYRVVDFKRNDKDGIPAKVERLEYDPNRSANIALIVFVDGERRYILAAKGMTVGQALMSGSEAPIKSGNNLPIRNIPVGSTIHCVEMLPGKGAQIARSAGGSAVLLAREGVYAQVRLRSGEVRRILIDCRATIGEVGNEEHSLRVIGKAGANRWRGIRPTVRGVAMNPVDHPHGGGEGRTGEGRVPVSPWGTPTKGYRTRRNKRTTSMIVQRRQKR from the coding sequence ATGCCTTTGATGAAAACAAAACCGACCTCACCAGGTCGTCGCTCAATGGTCAAGGTGGTCAATCCTGACCTGCATAAAGGTAAACCTTTTGCAGCGTTGGTAGAGCCACAGTTCCAAAAAGCAGGTCGTAACAATAATGGTCACATCACTACCCGTCATAAAGGTGGTGGTCATAAGCATCACTATCGCGTTGTGGATTTCAAGCGCAATGATAAAGATGGTATTCCAGCAAAAGTAGAGCGCTTGGAATACGATCCGAACCGCAGTGCAAATATTGCATTGATCGTGTTTGTGGATGGTGAGCGTCGCTATATTCTTGCTGCAAAAGGCATGACAGTGGGTCAGGCGTTGATGAGTGGCTCAGAGGCCCCCATCAAGTCTGGTAACAATTTGCCTATTCGTAACATTCCAGTTGGTAGCACGATTCACTGTGTAGAAATGTTGCCAGGTAAAGGTGCTCAAATCGCACGTTCCGCTGGTGGTTCCGCAGTGCTGTTGGCTCGTGAAGGTGTATACGCTCAGGTGCGTTTGCGCTCCGGTGAAGTACGTCGTATTTTGATCGATTGCCGTGCCACTATTGGTGAAGTTGGTAATGAAGAGCACAGCTTACGCGTTATCGGTAAAGCTGGTGCAAATCGCTGGCGTGGTATTCGCCCAACCGTTCGCGGTGTGGCAATGAACCCAGTAGATCACCCACACGGTGGTGGTGAAGGTAGAACTGGCGAAGGCCGTGTACCTGTATCCCCATGGGGCACACCAACCAAAGGTTATCGTACACGTCGCAATAAGCGTACAACTTCGATGATCGTTCAACGTCGTCAAAAACGTTAA
- the rpsS gene encoding 30S ribosomal protein S19 encodes MTRSAKKGPFCDASLVKKVEVAQANKDKKPIKTWSRRSTILPDFIGLTIAVHNGRQHVPVYVSENMVGHKLGEFALTRTFKGHAADKKVTKK; translated from the coding sequence ATGACACGTTCAGCTAAAAAAGGCCCATTTTGCGACGCCAGCTTAGTAAAAAAAGTTGAGGTTGCACAAGCCAACAAAGACAAAAAGCCGATCAAAACATGGTCACGCCGTTCAACAATCCTCCCAGACTTCATTGGTCTGACGATTGCTGTACATAACGGTCGTCAGCACGTTCCGGTATATGTATCAGAAAACATGGTGGGTCATAAGTTAGGCGAATTTGCCTTGACCCGTACTTTCAAAGGTCACGCTGCTGACAAGAAAGTAACGAAGAAGTAA
- the rplV gene encoding 50S ribosomal protein L22: protein MMEVKAIHKGARISAQKTRLVADQIRGLPIARAMNILNFSPKKAAFIVKKVVESAMANAEHNKGADIDELKVSTIIVDKGTSLKRFTARAKGRGNQIEKQTCHITVTLSN, encoded by the coding sequence ATGATGGAAGTTAAAGCTATTCACAAGGGCGCCCGCATTTCTGCGCAAAAGACACGTTTGGTCGCAGACCAGATCCGTGGTTTGCCGATTGCTCGCGCAATGAACATTTTGAATTTCAGCCCCAAGAAAGCTGCCTTCATTGTGAAAAAAGTTGTTGAGTCCGCAATGGCCAACGCTGAACACAATAAGGGCGCTGACATTGATGAGCTCAAGGTATCAACAATTATTGTTGATAAAGGTACTTCCTTGAAGCGCTTCACAGCACGCGCTAAGGGTCGTGGCAATCAAATCGAAAAACAAACATGTCACATTACCGTGACCTTGAGTAACTAA
- the rpsC gene encoding 30S ribosomal protein S3 produces MGQKINPTGFRLSVTKNWTSKWYANNTDFAKMLKEDVDVRIYLKKKLKNASVSKVIIERPAKNARITIYSSRPGVVIGKKGEDIEVLRRELQKRMGVPVHVNIEEIRKPEVDAQLIADSITQQLEKRIMFRRAMKRAMQNAMRLGAQGIKIMSSGRLNGAEIARREWYREGRVPLHTLKADIDYATSEAETTYGIIGVKVWVYKGDTLGRGADAPAVTAEPAAEEKKPRRAPAKTTARKPAADSKPLVAAKPAVKRAPKAVEAVSAEAQKSGE; encoded by the coding sequence ATGGGACAAAAGATAAACCCAACCGGATTCCGACTCTCGGTAACGAAGAACTGGACATCAAAGTGGTATGCAAACAATACTGACTTTGCGAAGATGTTGAAAGAGGACGTAGATGTCCGCATCTACCTCAAGAAGAAGTTGAAGAATGCATCCGTAAGTAAAGTGATTATTGAGCGTCCTGCAAAGAACGCACGCATCACTATTTACAGCTCACGTCCAGGTGTCGTGATCGGTAAAAAAGGTGAAGATATTGAAGTTCTCCGTCGCGAACTCCAGAAGCGTATGGGCGTTCCAGTCCATGTGAACATCGAAGAAATTCGTAAGCCTGAAGTTGATGCTCAATTGATTGCTGACTCTATTACTCAGCAGCTCGAGAAGCGCATCATGTTCCGTCGTGCAATGAAGCGTGCAATGCAAAATGCAATGCGCCTTGGTGCGCAAGGAATCAAGATCATGTCTTCTGGTCGTTTGAACGGTGCTGAAATTGCACGTCGCGAATGGTACCGTGAAGGTCGTGTTCCACTTCATACATTGAAGGCTGATATTGATTACGCAACTTCAGAAGCGGAAACAACATACGGCATCATCGGCGTAAAAGTATGGGTTTACAAAGGCGATACATTAGGCCGCGGTGCAGATGCTCCAGCAGTAACAGCAGAGCCAGCAGCTGAAGAGAAAAAGCCACGTCGCGCACCAGCTAAAACAACCGCACGCAAACCAGCAGCTGACAGCAAGCCATTAGTTGCTGCTAAGCCAGCAGTCAAGCG